A window of Mucilaginibacter sp. PAMC 26640 contains these coding sequences:
- a CDS encoding 1,4-beta-xylanase, with protein sequence MKKLLAALLWLCPVALLAQTGKVYDALTVKSKILNSERKYAVYLPPDYETSGREYPVLYLLHGAGDDQTGWVQFGEVPGITDKSIREGTATPMIIIMPDANTGRRGYFNDIKGDWNYEDFFFTELLPFVEKKYRIKNDKRFRAIAGLSMGGGGTFVYALHHPELFSSACPLSAATGFLNAEDARSAILKNNPNAADSAITNYYNRYSVIPLINAMPDANKKAMRWFMDIGDDDFLYEGNGLVHNLMRKKEIPHEYRVRDGAHNWTYWRGSLPLVLEFVSQAFHQY encoded by the coding sequence ATGAAGAAATTGTTAGCCGCTCTGCTGTGGCTTTGCCCCGTTGCGCTGCTGGCGCAAACAGGTAAGGTGTATGATGCCCTTACCGTTAAAAGTAAGATTCTGAACAGCGAGCGCAAATACGCCGTTTATCTGCCGCCGGATTACGAAACCAGCGGGCGCGAATACCCGGTGCTTTACCTGCTGCACGGCGCAGGCGACGACCAAACCGGGTGGGTGCAGTTTGGCGAGGTGCCCGGCATTACCGATAAATCCATCCGCGAAGGAACAGCCACACCAATGATCATCATTATGCCTGATGCCAACACCGGCAGGCGCGGTTATTTTAATGATATCAAAGGAGACTGGAATTATGAGGACTTCTTTTTTACGGAACTTTTGCCTTTTGTAGAAAAGAAATATCGCATAAAAAATGATAAGCGCTTTCGTGCTATTGCTGGCCTCAGCATGGGCGGCGGCGGCACCTTTGTATATGCGCTGCACCATCCGGAGCTGTTCTCGTCGGCATGCCCTTTAAGTGCTGCTACCGGGTTTCTTAACGCGGAGGATGCCAGATCTGCTATACTGAAGAATAACCCGAACGCTGCCGATAGCGCCATCACTAATTATTATAACAGATACAGCGTGATCCCTCTAATAAACGCTATGCCCGACGCTAACAAAAAAGCTATGCGCTGGTTTATGGATATTGGCGACGATGATTTTTTATACGAGGGCAACGGGCTGGTGCATAACCTGATGCGTAAAAAGGAAATTCCGCATGAGTACCGCGTACGCGATGGTGCCCATAATTGGACCTACTGGCGCGGATCTTTACCCTTGGTTTTAGAATTCGTATCGCAGGCATTTCATCAGTATTAG
- a CDS encoding MBL fold metallo-hydrolase — protein MERRQFLRNTALTAGALAFLGNRSFASLLADPTFQVIPLRNNVGIFIEKGGTIAWMVNKEGIVVVDAQFRDTAQHLIAEMQKKSDKPFQWLINTHHHGDHTGGNIAFKGIAINVAAQANSLINQKAAAAKQNSDDKQLYPDTTFTDTWKTRVGDESISAHYFGPGHTNGDAMIHFENANIVHTGDLVFNKRYPFVDRSAGASCKHWPLALESALKTFDKNTQYVFGHAFDPMKVTGTREDVKQMQDFMEKLVAYVESSIKAGKTKEEILAAKTIPGVTLWQGDGIERGLQAAYDELSV, from the coding sequence ATGGAACGCAGACAATTTTTAAGAAATACAGCCCTTACAGCAGGTGCTTTGGCATTTTTGGGTAACCGCAGCTTTGCTTCGTTACTGGCCGACCCAACTTTCCAGGTGATCCCATTGCGCAATAACGTGGGGATCTTTATAGAAAAAGGTGGCACCATCGCCTGGATGGTGAATAAGGAAGGCATTGTAGTGGTAGATGCGCAATTCCGCGATACAGCCCAGCATCTGATTGCTGAAATGCAAAAGAAAAGCGACAAGCCGTTCCAATGGCTCATCAACACGCACCACCACGGAGATCATACAGGCGGGAATATCGCCTTTAAAGGCATTGCAATAAATGTTGCTGCTCAAGCCAACTCGCTGATCAATCAAAAGGCGGCCGCTGCCAAGCAAAATAGCGACGATAAACAACTTTACCCGGACACCACTTTCACCGATACCTGGAAAACAAGGGTAGGTGATGAAAGTATCAGCGCACATTATTTTGGCCCCGGGCATACTAATGGCGATGCGATGATCCATTTTGAAAACGCCAACATTGTGCACACTGGCGACCTGGTATTTAATAAGCGATACCCTTTTGTAGACCGCAGTGCAGGCGCATCCTGTAAGCACTGGCCGCTTGCACTGGAATCGGCTCTTAAAACTTTTGATAAAAACACGCAGTATGTATTCGGTCATGCTTTCGACCCCATGAAAGTTACCGGCACCAGGGAAGATGTAAAACAAATGCAAGATTTTATGGAGAAACTGGTGGCCTATGTTGAAAGCAGCATTAAAGCTGGCAAAACTAAAGAAGAGATCTTAGCTGCGAAGACCATTCCTGGTGTAACCTTATGGCAGGGTGACGGCATTGAACGGGGATTACAGGCGGCCTACGACGAGTTGTCGGTGTAA
- a CDS encoding TonB-dependent receptor — protein MKKVLLKRVFFAAMFQLLFVMAAMAQSNLAGISGTVTGPGGVVVPNATITVKNESTGFQIKSTSTSKGLFLLKELPLGSPYSITVEAMGLNTQKQTGFALNQGDLLQVTFLMEDKVNQLGVVEVRAPTLRNKIENIGSSTAVTAKDIAKLPVNGRNFTSLADLSPLSSGSSLNGQLASATNYTIDGMAARGTISGGLPTGAYSISLEAVREFQVVTNQYDVTYGNAGGGTISTVTKSGTNVLSGSAFSYARANWLSSKYGLNGVKRNQAFSTYQYGFSLGGPIVKDKAQFFIAWDHQADSRPLYIANIQSADDEKRNNVTQGTLDNFLTIARNKYGVANSPQVGQFDKTKNTHAGFARIDWQINSKNLFTIRDNFVYDLDNQSDGDNTAINIYEVYSTRKALNNSVMASLRSILSPTVTNELKVQHYWEYNKLFANDQLPADNIPRAIVQNIPSVAADGTSYTTSIQLGGQRYGNDYFNNNVAQLIDNLYWTKGKYNFTFGGGLSFTNQNSIYGSETNGRFYFTGLTNFNNLTPYRYARDIYLSNDRNIKFNILAPNLYAQVQTVLFPGFDITAGIRADYTTYLDRAAFNQTVFNTLGLNTNNKLATLQIQPRVQATWDVGQNGKDIIRLGGGILGSALNPYSMINNMLFDGSHITSVDLTGSLVPVPNFPGYRQNPASAPGMDLVNNANIPKLTTFNINGKDAKVPTVYKANASYSHFFNRNFRVTASGYLSLGRNNYTYIDKNMADQPYFRIAAEDNRGVYVPANTINAANGSADWTQGRKTSQVGRVLQLESLGKVNQMAFVIDADYRYYKQGEISVSYTWNQTKDNTSYNGNVANTATLVQYVKDDPRNLSQVGYSDNQFRNKVVAYGSSPTFYGFSAGLRFSGVSGTRYSLTVNGNVNGDFVATNDLAFIYDPNAAGTPQYLKDGINAILNNPKVEKSMKTYITKSFGKIAERNGGVNPFYGVVDLRLIKKITLYKKHYLEVSGDLFNVSNFINKNWGVNHNLGATTIYNIKSFDATAKQYGYSVNTNAGVSGLSGNPYQFQVGLRYGF, from the coding sequence ATGAAAAAAGTGTTACTTAAAAGAGTGTTTTTCGCTGCGATGTTCCAGCTGCTGTTTGTCATGGCAGCTATGGCGCAAAGCAATTTAGCCGGCATTTCCGGTACAGTTACCGGTCCGGGTGGTGTAGTTGTCCCCAATGCAACCATCACCGTTAAAAACGAATCAACCGGTTTTCAAATCAAATCTACTTCCACGTCAAAAGGGCTTTTCCTGTTGAAGGAGCTGCCGCTGGGTTCGCCCTACAGCATTACTGTTGAGGCAATGGGTCTCAACACCCAAAAACAAACCGGCTTTGCGCTTAACCAGGGCGATCTGTTACAGGTTACGTTTTTAATGGAAGATAAAGTTAACCAGTTGGGCGTTGTAGAGGTTAGGGCCCCTACATTGCGCAATAAGATCGAAAATATAGGATCATCTACCGCGGTAACCGCAAAAGATATCGCCAAGCTGCCGGTAAACGGCCGTAACTTTACTTCCCTGGCAGATCTGTCGCCCCTCAGCTCGGGCAGCAGCCTCAACGGGCAGCTGGCATCGGCAACTAACTATACTATTGACGGTATGGCGGCGCGCGGTACCATTTCAGGTGGTTTACCAACAGGTGCTTATTCTATATCACTGGAGGCAGTAAGAGAATTCCAAGTGGTTACCAACCAGTATGATGTTACTTATGGTAATGCAGGTGGTGGTACCATTAGTACAGTAACCAAATCAGGTACCAACGTATTATCGGGCAGTGCTTTTAGCTATGCACGTGCCAACTGGCTGTCCAGTAAATACGGACTTAACGGCGTTAAGCGGAACCAGGCTTTCTCTACCTATCAGTATGGTTTTTCGTTAGGCGGCCCTATCGTTAAAGATAAAGCGCAGTTTTTTATTGCCTGGGATCACCAGGCCGATTCAAGACCCTTGTACATTGCCAATATCCAATCTGCAGATGACGAAAAACGAAATAACGTTACCCAGGGTACTTTGGATAACTTCCTGACCATAGCCCGTAATAAGTACGGTGTGGCTAATTCGCCGCAGGTGGGCCAGTTTGATAAAACTAAAAACACCCATGCCGGTTTTGCCCGTATCGACTGGCAGATCAATTCAAAGAACCTGTTCACCATACGGGATAACTTTGTTTATGATTTGGACAACCAATCTGACGGGGATAATACGGCTATCAATATTTACGAGGTGTACAGTACCCGTAAGGCCTTAAATAACAGTGTTATGGCTTCATTACGCAGTATCCTTAGTCCAACGGTAACCAATGAGCTTAAGGTGCAGCACTACTGGGAATACAATAAGCTTTTTGCCAACGATCAGTTACCGGCAGATAATATTCCCCGCGCTATTGTCCAGAACATCCCTTCTGTAGCAGCGGATGGTACAAGCTATACTACTTCAATACAACTGGGTGGGCAGCGCTACGGTAACGACTATTTTAATAACAACGTTGCCCAGCTGATCGATAACCTATACTGGACAAAAGGCAAGTACAACTTTACCTTTGGCGGTGGCTTATCGTTCACTAACCAAAACTCTATTTATGGTAGCGAAACTAACGGCAGGTTTTACTTTACCGGCTTAACCAACTTTAATAACCTTACCCCGTACCGTTACGCAAGGGATATTTATTTATCTAACGACAGGAATATCAAGTTTAACATCCTTGCGCCAAATTTGTACGCGCAGGTACAAACGGTACTGTTCCCTGGTTTTGATATTACTGCCGGTATCCGTGCAGATTACACTACCTACCTGGACAGGGCCGCCTTTAACCAAACTGTATTTAATACACTGGGTTTAAATACCAACAATAAACTGGCTACGCTGCAAATACAGCCAAGGGTGCAAGCCACCTGGGATGTTGGCCAGAATGGTAAAGATATCATCCGTTTAGGTGGTGGTATCTTAGGTTCGGCGCTTAATCCGTACTCTATGATCAACAATATGCTGTTTGATGGATCGCATATTACCAGTGTGGATCTTACCGGCAGCCTGGTGCCTGTTCCTAACTTCCCTGGCTACCGTCAGAACCCGGCAAGTGCACCGGGAATGGACCTGGTTAATAATGCAAACATCCCTAAATTAACCACTTTCAATATCAATGGCAAGGATGCCAAAGTGCCTACTGTTTATAAAGCTAACGCATCTTATTCGCACTTCTTCAACCGTAACTTCCGGGTTACTGCCAGCGGTTATTTAAGCCTTGGCCGTAATAACTATACCTACATCGATAAAAACATGGCAGATCAGCCGTACTTCCGTATCGCGGCCGAAGATAACCGCGGTGTGTATGTGCCGGCTAATACCATCAATGCCGCAAACGGTTCGGCCGACTGGACCCAGGGCCGTAAAACTTCACAAGTAGGCCGTGTATTGCAGCTGGAGAGCCTGGGTAAAGTAAACCAGATGGCGTTTGTGATTGATGCGGATTACCGTTATTACAAACAAGGCGAAATTTCGGTATCCTACACCTGGAACCAGACGAAAGATAATACCTCATATAACGGTAACGTTGCCAACACTGCTACACTGGTACAATATGTAAAAGATGATCCGCGCAACCTGAGCCAGGTGGGCTACTCTGATAACCAGTTCCGCAATAAGGTAGTGGCATATGGTAGTTCGCCAACATTTTATGGCTTCAGCGCAGGTTTAAGGTTCTCCGGGGTAAGTGGTACCCGTTATTCTTTAACTGTGAATGGTAACGTAAACGGCGATTTTGTTGCCACTAACGATTTGGCCTTTATTTACGACCCGAATGCTGCCGGCACGCCGCAATACCTGAAAGATGGTATCAACGCTATTCTTAACAACCCAAAAGTTGAGAAAAGCATGAAGACTTATATCACCAAGAGCTTTGGTAAAATTGCCGAGCGCAATGGTGGTGTAAACCCTTTTTACGGTGTGGTTGATCTAAGGCTGATCAAGAAGATCACTTTGTATAAAAAGCACTACCTGGAAGTATCCGGGGACCTGTTTAACGTAAGCAATTTCATTAACAAAAACTGGGGTGTAAACCACAACCTGGGGGCCACTACTATTTACAACATCAAAAGCTTTGATGCTACAGCCAAACAATACGGCTACTCGGTTAACACCAATGCAGGCGTATCCGGCTTAAGCGGCAACCCTTATCAGTTCCAGGTAGGTTTACGTTATGGTTTTTAA
- a CDS encoding AP endonuclease, translating to MIKNKLIIAATLALGISFNANAQTAPAKHVVLVTVDGFRPEFYLDSTYAMPTVRELMKNGIAANGLNPVFPSVTYPDHTTMMTGVTPAKHGIYYNTPFEAEGATGKWYWDYNLIKVPTLWSAMHKAGKTTACVRWPVTLNAPIDYRIPEYWNYKDMKDTREYTAAATSPASLWQEVQQNATGLLEAEDLNANNNELVQDENVARMAGYIIKKYKPNLIALHLACTDHYEHENGREHYMVRASVAGADRAIKTLVESVSRAGLADSTVFIILGDHGFENIYRSFNPNYLLKQAGLITDVKTGSWKAQFHSSGGSSFLKLKTPGDKATLKKVSELLAQQPDSVKQYYQVIDKAHLDKVGADPDVLIALSGTNGTTFGNKADLLTEKFSKVKGTHGFYPDHQQIQTGFVAFGPGLKKGVVIPVMNMVDIAPLIAKLSGVDLPATDGKLYPEMLK from the coding sequence ATGATCAAAAATAAATTGATAATAGCAGCCACCCTGGCTTTGGGTATTAGCTTTAACGCAAACGCGCAAACAGCGCCTGCTAAGCATGTAGTGCTGGTGACTGTGGATGGTTTCAGGCCCGAGTTTTACCTGGATAGCACTTACGCTATGCCCACGGTACGAGAGCTGATGAAGAACGGCATTGCTGCAAACGGGTTAAACCCGGTGTTTCCGTCGGTTACCTACCCGGATCATACCACAATGATGACCGGGGTTACACCGGCCAAACACGGTATATACTATAACACACCCTTTGAAGCAGAAGGCGCCACCGGCAAATGGTACTGGGATTATAACCTGATTAAAGTACCTACACTTTGGAGTGCAATGCACAAGGCTGGCAAAACAACGGCCTGTGTGCGCTGGCCGGTAACACTTAATGCGCCGATAGATTACCGCATACCCGAGTATTGGAACTATAAGGACATGAAGGATACCCGGGAATACACGGCAGCTGCCACATCCCCGGCCTCGTTATGGCAGGAGGTACAACAAAACGCAACGGGTTTGCTGGAGGCAGAAGATTTGAATGCCAATAATAACGAATTGGTGCAGGATGAGAACGTAGCGCGCATGGCAGGTTATATCATTAAGAAATATAAGCCCAATTTAATAGCGCTGCATTTGGCCTGTACCGACCATTATGAACATGAGAACGGGCGCGAACACTATATGGTTCGCGCTTCGGTGGCCGGTGCCGACAGGGCGATTAAAACCCTGGTAGAAAGCGTAAGCCGTGCGGGCCTGGCCGATAGCACCGTTTTTATTATTCTGGGCGATCATGGATTCGAGAACATTTACCGCAGCTTTAATCCCAATTACCTGTTGAAACAGGCGGGCCTGATTACCGATGTTAAAACCGGCAGCTGGAAAGCGCAGTTTCATTCATCCGGCGGATCATCCTTCCTGAAATTGAAAACCCCGGGCGACAAAGCAACGCTGAAAAAAGTAAGTGAGCTGCTGGCACAACAGCCCGATTCTGTTAAGCAATACTACCAGGTAATTGATAAAGCGCACCTGGATAAGGTAGGCGCCGACCCTGACGTATTGATCGCCCTGAGCGGTACAAACGGAACTACTTTTGGCAACAAGGCAGATTTGCTAACCGAAAAGTTCAGTAAAGTAAAAGGTACGCATGGCTTTTACCCGGATCATCAGCAAATCCAAACCGGGTTTGTCGCTTTTGGTCCCGGCCTTAAAAAAGGGGTGGTGATCCCGGTTATGAATATGGTGGATATTGCCCCACTCATAGCCAAGCTGAGCGGTGTAGACCTGCCAGCAACAGACGGCAAGTTATACCCCGAAATGTTGAAATAG